The Diadema setosum chromosome 4, eeDiaSeto1, whole genome shotgun sequence genome window below encodes:
- the LOC140227547 gene encoding elongin-B-like — protein sequence MDVFLMIKRQKTTIFTDAKETNTVFELKRIIEGITKRSPEDQQLFKDGETLDDTKTLGDCGLTSNTAKAQAPAMLGLAFRESEGADFEQLTISPYSNPPELPDVMKPTDSTTNTVDQPVQ from the exons ATG GATGTCTTCTTGATGATCAAGCGTCAGAAGACTACCATCTTCACTGATGCCAAGGAGACGAACACCGTCTTCGAGCTGAAGCGGATCATCGAGGGCATCACAAAGCGCTCGCCGGAAGACCAGCAGCTGTTCAAGGATGGAGAAACGCTGGACGACACAAAGACCTTGGGTGACTGCGGTCTGACCAGCAATACAGCCAAGGCCCAGGCACCAGCCATGCTGGGTCTGGCCTTCAGGGAAA GTGAAGGAGCAGACTTTGAACAATTGACGATTAGTCCCTATTCCAACCCACCAGAGCTACCGGATGTCATGAAGCCGACTGACTCAACAACAAACACGGTCGACCAGCCAGTTCAATAA